The genome window GGCCACATCCAGACCCGAGGAGGGTTCGTCGAGCAGTAGGAAGGTGAACGGGGTGGCGATCGCCCGGGCCAACTCGACCAGGCGCCGTTGCCCGGTCGAGAGTCCACCCACGGTCTTGCCGGCCAACCGGGTAATGCTGCACCGGGCCATGGCCTCATCGGCGCGGCGGTTGATCTCCTTGGTCTCGCTGCGCGTCGAGCGCAGCTGACCCAGCACCGGGTTGGCGATGCCGAAGGTCTTGCGGTGTGAGGAGAAGTAGGCGGCGGGGCCGGTGCGCACGTTGTCCCCGACGGTCAGGCTGTCGAACAGCTCCATCCGCTGATACGTGCGGCCCAGGCCCAGGTGCGCCCGCTTGGCCTTGCCGTGGTGGTCCAGTTGCTGCCCACCGAGCGCGACGGTGCCGGACTCCGGCCGGTTGCGGCCGGAGCAGGCGTTGAAGAACGTGGTCTTGCCCGCGCCGTTCGGCCCGATCAACCCGGTGATCTCCCCGCCGTTGGCATACACGGTCGCGTCGCTGACCGCGAC of Sporichthyaceae bacterium contains these proteins:
- a CDS encoding ATP-binding cassette domain-containing protein, coding for MSDRIDLDVQNVTVRFGGIVAVSDATVYANGGEITGLIGPNGAGKTTFFNACSGRNRPESGTVALGGQQLDHHGKAKRAHLGLGRTYQRMELFDSLTVGDNVRTGPAAYFSSHRKTFGIANPVLGQLRSTRSETKEINRRADEAMARCSITRLAGKTVGGLSTGQRRLVELARAIATPFTFLLLDEPSSGLDVAETKAFGEVLTNYVTETGHGILIVEHDMALVADICTRIYVLDFGKVIYEGTTAEALKSDTVKAAYLGDVAVA